ATCTCCAATTCCTGAGTCTTCAACTACTTTTGCTCCTTTATGGGGAGGTACACCTAAAGCTAAGTCAAATTTAAGTTTCTCGCCCTCTTGAGATTCTATAGTTTTTTCCTCAGGGTTAACTCTGGTGACATTAAATGGTGATACTACTTTTATTCCTCTTTGTTCAAATATTTTTATCATTACGTCATTGGTGGTCTTTATCCCGAAAACTCCTGGAACTGGATAAGTGTATATTATTTCAGTCTTCTCTCTCAATCCTCTTCTTCTTAGATAATCATCGAGCATTAACGTCATCTCCATTGGAGCAACAGGGCATTTATGCGGCAGTTTAGCTACGTTAATAACTACTGTTCCTCCCGAAAATGATTGCAGTACTTCCCTCAGTTTTTGTGAACTTTCTAAATCCCAAGGTGAATAAACCGCTCTATAGCCTGGTATTTCGTCCCACTGTAAATGAGATCCAGTTGCAATAACTAGATTATCGTAATTATAAGTAGTTCCATCAGCTGTTATTATTGAATGATTTTGAACATCTATCTTACTTATATCTTTTGTTATTAATTTTATTTTAGGATCTAGAAGATCTCTTTCATCTCTTATTAGCTCTCCAGTATCAGTTACCCCGAAAGGTAATAGTAATTGTCCCGGTTGATAAATGTGTCTACTAGATGAATTTATAACCAAAATTTCTACTTCTCCTTTTTCTAATTCTTCTGTA
This genomic interval from Acidianus sp. HS-5 contains the following:
- a CDS encoding FAD/NAD(P)-binding oxidoreductase, whose protein sequence is MKRVIIAGGGIAGTIVANRLAKQLTEELEKGEVEILVINSSSRHIYQPGQLLLPFGVTDTGELIRDERDLLDPKIKLITKDISKIDVQNHSIITADGTTYNYDNLVIATGSHLQWDEIPGYRAVYSPWDLESSQKLREVLQSFSGGTVVINVAKLPHKCPVAPMEMTLMLDDYLRRRGLREKTEIIYTYPVPGVFGIKTTNDVMIKIFEQRGIKVVSPFNVTRVNPEEKTIESQEGEKLKFDLALGVPPHKGAKVVEDSGIGDRRNWIPTDKLTLRMKDQSNVYIIGDTTDLPISKAGSTADFESYIVSGNIVNDIRGNGASKLFDGSVFCYIATGLDSGTYIRFNYNNPPIPPPPSYVHWWGKLLYNKLYWTVTAKAIV